The sequence TGTGTCAGTACTTGCATTCGCGTGGTtgtgaaaatatctttatattttatattttttaaattaaattgattagaaattataaacaattaattgtatattatttaaaaattatttagaattttattataattttacacattaacttaatttaaaaatgttcttattacatatattttattttatcctacatattttggccattttaattACATGTATACAGGCGCGGATCTAGAAATTAAATAAGAGGGGtgctgaataaaaaaatttacttcaaGGACATAAAAGCATaggcattaaatttaaattttgaaatattttaagtaagtacCTTTGGCCGGAGGGGCTTCAGCCCCCATAGCCCCTCTCTTGTATCCGCGACTGCATATAGATGTACATATTTTtgggttttttattacatataaatcccaGCCTTAATGCATCAGTGTATCagtgtatctatataaattactataaactgAACTGTAGAGTTTTATGCTTGTTTTAAAAGATGATAAAACACATGCAGTCagagtatacaaatatattaaaggcGAAACtatgaataaagttaaaatcAATTCTGAAATATCtacaaattttggtttttatgttGGTCATTTAACATCAGTTTTAAAAgtaagtacctaaatatttttaactgaaataaataaaataaaataatttttttataaaattataaaactattacaatGATGTTTAGAAATTTGATCATGGTGGATTCCATAGAAATCATTTGTGGGCTTTAGAGAAATGTCCagaagttttaaaatttgtagaAGTTTTTGATCAAGAAAAACAGCGAcaaactattattactatattaaataaatttcagtTTGATGTTTTGTTAAATGCTGGTCAActtgaaaaaagtttttaacttattactttaataatacattaattattactttgtttaaaacaaatttttattttcaggtgTTATTCATGGAGATctcaatatgaataatataattatgaaagaCAACACAATTCTTGGTATTATAGATGTAGGTGATGTTGTCTATTCAttcacaatttttgattttgctgttgCACTATGTTATCTAATTTTGCATGAATTTAAAGACAACAATGCAAAGTTATCTAATGTACAAATTAAGAGTTTTGTTGAAGCCTATGAAAAACAGTACagaatattaaatgattttgaagtttcaataatacatgtaattatataaattaataattattcatttaattcaatacataaaattgtttatactaattatacttttataatttttacattatatgatTAGATTAACTAATAAGGATAGaagatttaagttaaatatatttagaaatataatttaaataaattaacagttTCTTTGATTAatgcttattaattttataaaattgaattttatttaaaaaatagtaaaattctttatcttacatatttattaaattataaatctgaaataatcatttcaaac is a genomic window of Rhopalosiphum padi isolate XX-2018 chromosome 4, ASM2088224v1, whole genome shotgun sequence containing:
- the LOC132929670 gene encoding hydroxylysine kinase isoform X1, with product MHINIYNHKMANLTENICPKLNKDQVEDILKNDYGFINGKIQELDGYDDKNYHITEVKKCIEEIEFPTDGIIIKFINSIDSTNLLLLDAQTKLTQYLEHSGIYCPIPVFNKYGNSYRSLVINDKTHAVRVYKYIKGETMNKVKINSEISTNFGFYVGHLTSVLKKFDHGGFHRNHLWALEKCPEVLKFVEVFDQEKQRQTIITILNKFQFDVLLNAGQLEKSVIHGDLNMNNIIMKDNTILGIIDVGDVVYSFTIFDFAVALCYLILHEFKDNNAKLSNVQIKSFVEAYEKQYRILNDFEVSIIHTCICARICQSLVLGKKSSLRDLSNSYILSTQKNGWRALEELLNIGKDKFNMLLKH
- the LOC132929670 gene encoding uncharacterized protein LOC132929670 isoform X2; this encodes MEVKKCIEEIEFPTDGIIIKFINSIDSTNLLLLDAQTKLTQYLEHSGIYCPIPVFNKYGNSYRSLVINDKTHAVRVYKYIKGETMNKVKINSEISTNFGFYVGHLTSVLKKFDHGGFHRNHLWALEKCPEVLKFVEVFDQEKQRQTIITILNKFQFDVLLNAGQLEKSVIHGDLNMNNIIMKDNTILGIIDVGDVVYSFTIFDFAVALCYLILHEFKDNNAKLSNVQIKSFVEAYEKQYRILNDFEVSIIHTCICARICQSLVLGKKSSLRDLSNSYILSTQKNGWRALEELLNIGKDKFNMLLKH